The following nucleotide sequence is from Aneurinibacillus soli.
AAGAAGGTTGGGGAAACGGAACTACTTCACAAGTTTTCCTACGGGCAGGATGCAGTCGGCATTACAGATGAAATACAGGCAGTACCTCGGACGCTCCCATACCGGATCGGGGACCCGGATGCTTTGATTGGATTTACGGAGGTAGGCGCATGAACGAAGGGATCAATATTATGGGTGATTGGACGTTTGAGTATGAAAACGGCACGGTCATCGAAGAAAAAAATATAGTGGTATTGAGCGGCCTGTCGTTCCTGGCCGCTCTTTTTATTGGGGAAAAGCCGAGTATCATTCCTTTCCATCTAGCGATGGGGACAGGGACAACAGCAGCGGCTTCCACAGACACAATGCTGCACGAGGAAGTATTCCGAAAGCCAGTTAGTGCGAAGACGCGCCAGGCGAATATGCTGCGTTTGCGCACGTATCTACTTTCCAGTGAAGCGAATGGCGATTGGAAAGAGTTCGGGATCGTATTGGCCGGAACGGATCAGATCGGAAGCGGTACGCTGTTTAATCGGCTGGTCACTCCTATTTCAAAAGCGTCGAATATGGCACTGACGATTGAGTGTCGGTTGACATTGGCAGCAGGATAGGAGGATGCAGAATGACACTTTACGCATTTAAAAATGGCGATCCTATTGAGGAACGTCTTATGAATAGCATTTTTACAGCACAGTCCTCTACGCTTATTTTTGATGGAGACCAGGCAGCAGTCAAGACTGGCAGCGGTGCGGTAGAGAACAATCTTTCCCTTGCGTCCTATGCGGTCCGGTTTGTACTGACTGGACAGACAAGCATCGGGCGCATTGAGTTGGATCTGAAGAAGTACGGGGCCGGGGCTGACATGACCGTCGAGATCAGGGATGCAAGTTTTAATCCGAATGGAAGTAGCGAAGGAGTTTTACTTAAATCGGTTACGTTTCCGGCAAAAATATTTGGCTCTGGATACATTAGTTTGCCAATTGACCTTTCAGGTCTGACAGCAGGAGCTCAATATTGGCTTGTGATGAAAAAGGCGGGTGATTCCATCAATCATATTCGATGGGTAGGCGAGACAACGCAAGATGTCTCTTACCCAGCTTATTCCCGTTCCGGTGTGACAGGGGGGTGGAGCATTGGCAATGCGTTGCATGTCAAAGTGTTTGCCAAAACCCCTGGAACCTATCTTTTGAAGCATGGGATTTACGGAGAGAACGGGAAGACGATTATAGAGTATCGGGCTGATGGATTAGTCAATTATATTTGGCGCTGGCTTCCTGCTGCGGATAAAACATGGAAGATTGTCGAGAAGATGACGCCTGTCTATGACATAAACGGCGTAGCAACAGATTGGGGGATAGCATAATGTTCGGCATGATGGAAGGAGTCTATGCGTTCCTGACCCGAATGGTAGGGAACAGGATGGAAACAGGGGATCCAGATGGAAGTTTACATGCGAAGATCAGGGCAGGTCAGGGGATCGTATTTCCTTTCTTGAAACGATTCGGAGATGGGGCAGATGGCGATCTGACCGTAGCTGCAAACACGACTTTAACGAGTGGATTGTATCGGTATAATAATCTGACGGTAAATGCAGGTAAAACTCTCACATGTACGAGAGGAAAGAATACAGGCGTTTTGGTTTTGCTAGTAAAAGGAACATTGACCGTAAATGGATTGATAACGGTGAGCGGGCTAGGAGCACCAGGTGGAATGTATGGGAATGATCCAGGCGGAACTGGTGCGAACGGAAGCCCCGGACAAAACGGATTTATAGGTGGCAGTGGGGGCGCAGGTGGGGGCTCTTATGTCTATGGAATAAAAGGAGGAGGGGATGGAGGAAACACAGGCGTCCTCGGAGGGATCGGTGTTTCCCAAGGTCCTTCTACTTCTGGCACAACAGATAATCTAATCGCTAAGTTACTAGGAAATATGGATGCTGGAGGCGGAGCAGGCGGTGGAGGCGGCGCTGCGTATGGTAGAACGAGAGGAGGGATGGGTGGCGCAGGAGGCGGTGTCATTATCATCGAAGCGAGGAATATCATCATTAACTCTGGTGGAGCGATCAGGGCCGATGGAGTGAATGGGGAAAATGGTAGCTATGATAGCTCAACAACCGACTCACGAAGCGGAGGCGGTGGAGGAGGCGGTGGAGGTTGCATTGTTTTGCTTTCACTAAACACAACAAATAACGGGATTGTTTCCGCAGCAGGTGGGATCGGTGGTTCGTATGGAAAGATTCCTTCCGGAAACGTTATTCCTTATAATGGAGCAGGCGGCGGGAATGGAGTAATCGCACAGGTGGTGTTATAGATGGCACGTATTGAACAACAGGGAAACGAATTATGGATGATTGAAGAGGAAGGCGAATGGTTATATGGAATGGTGGAGGAGAAGCAAGAAGAAACATCTGTAGATCAACAACAGGAAGCGCTGGATGCCATTATGTCTGGTCTGATGGATACGAGCGTCCAAAGTGCAGATGCGAATGAAGCAATCATGAGTGCACTCATTGATATTCAAGCACAAATTGACGAAATAAAAAATGGAGGTGGCGTCTGATGGCTTCAATTTACGCTTATAAAATCAATTATTCCGGTATGACATGGGCAGAAGTTCCGGTGCGGTATAAGGCAGACACCGAGCGAATCTTGCGCGAGAAATATAGCTGGATAGATGAACAACTGAACACTTTGAAAGATTCAGTTGCAGCATAACAAACGGCTTTCTTATATGAGAAGGTCGTTTTTATTTTGCCTAACCTACAAATTTAAGTTTTGTAAGATAAATAAATCAAAAGTTGGCAGGAACTCATCCTGCCAACACTGCTTCTGACTGTAAGTTATTGTGGAAAAAAGCTTGGATTAGATTCAATCATAATAACTATCTCATCGGCTTTGTTTCTATTTTTTACAAGTTCATGTTTTAATGCCTTTCCTGAGTATTTTACTGCTTCACCAGCATACATCTTTGCTGCTCTTTTGTAACAACCTGGGTGTTCCTCTAGGAAAGCTTTCGTCGCTTCAGGAAACAAAATTTCGCGTAGTTCTTCATTAGATATGTTGGCCAATATAATCACCCTTTGTATTTTTTCTTATTATCACCAAGAAGATAATTTTTATTAAATCGATATTTATTAGTGTTTTCGAGCGCCTAATTAGGCTTTTTTTGCCCAGAAGGGCGGTGAGGAGGATGTAGGAATGGAAGAATGGTTGTTTAAAATTGCTAAGGAATACGGGTTGTTCGTGGCATTGGTTGTCTATGTATTGTGGGACAGCAGACAGCGAGAGACAAGGCTCATCGGTATTATTGATAAGCTATCTGATAGCTTTCAGGAAATTAAAAACGACATTGAATTGATCAAAGATAAATTATGGGGGTAATCGTATGAGCAAAATCGTAGTAATCGGCGCAGGTCATGGACTTCCAGATCCGGGTGCTTGCGGAATCGTGCAGGAATACAAAGTAGTGCTGCAATTGGCACAGCTGGTTGAGGAGGTGCTAAAGCGGCATGGCGTTAAAACAGTCATGCTTCGTACAGGGGAACGCTCCCTATCGGGTGCAGCGGACTTAAAACAAAATAAACGTGAGGACCTGGAACGCCGGGTAGCAATCAGCAACCAGTCGAGTGCAGACTTCCACTTGGAGCTGCACATGAACGCTGGTGGCGGCACTGGCTATGAAACACTATGCTACAGCGAGAATGAGCAGATTCGTACCCTACACAATTCAGTCATGCAGTACTTGCGTCCGTTCAATATCCGGGATCGGGGCATCAAGATTCGTACCGATGTGCGTGTGCTGCAAGTAAAAGTGAAAGTAGCGCTGCTGGAATGTCTGTTCGTTGATCACCCGAGCGATGCGGCATATATGAAAGACTCGGCATTCCTGTCTGGATTGTCCGAAGCAATCGGACGCGGCGTATTGGCGGCAATCGGCGTAGCGTATGTCCCAGCAAAGCAACCGACAACAACTACTCAGAAGGAGGAACCGAAGATGAAACAAGCAGACGCGGAGAAAGTGATTGCATATTTACAGGCGGCGTGGAAGGAAGCCAAGAATGCAGATGAGCAGAAGGAGATCGGTCGTCTGGCTGATGAGGTACGTGTAGTAGCTGGTATGAGAAAGGTAAATGGATAGACTCCGTAATTAAGCATGGCATGACGTGCTAAAAGTAACATGAGATCCGGGGCTGGATATGTTCAGTTATACGCCAATTGGTGCTGGTGTGGTATTTAGCTATAGGAAAA
It contains:
- a CDS encoding N-acetylmuramoyl-L-alanine amidase family protein, encoding MSKIVVIGAGHGLPDPGACGIVQEYKVVLQLAQLVEEVLKRHGVKTVMLRTGERSLSGAADLKQNKREDLERRVAISNQSSADFHLELHMNAGGGTGYETLCYSENEQIRTLHNSVMQYLRPFNIRDRGIKIRTDVRVLQVKVKVALLECLFVDHPSDAAYMKDSAFLSGLSEAIGRGVLAAIGVAYVPAKQPTTTTQKEEPKMKQADAEKVIAYLQAAWKEAKNADEQKEIGRLADEVRVVAGMRKVNG
- a CDS encoding choice-of-anchor R domain-containing protein; the protein is MTLYAFKNGDPIEERLMNSIFTAQSSTLIFDGDQAAVKTGSGAVENNLSLASYAVRFVLTGQTSIGRIELDLKKYGAGADMTVEIRDASFNPNGSSEGVLLKSVTFPAKIFGSGYISLPIDLSGLTAGAQYWLVMKKAGDSINHIRWVGETTQDVSYPAYSRSGVTGGWSIGNALHVKVFAKTPGTYLLKHGIYGENGKTIIEYRADGLVNYIWRWLPAADKTWKIVEKMTPVYDINGVATDWGIA
- a CDS encoding UviB-like protein produces the protein MEEWLFKIAKEYGLFVALVVYVLWDSRQRETRLIGIIDKLSDSFQEIKNDIELIKDKLWG